Proteins found in one Oncorhynchus keta strain PuntledgeMale-10-30-2019 chromosome 2, Oket_V2, whole genome shotgun sequence genomic segment:
- the LOC118402076 gene encoding proto-oncogene tyrosine-protein kinase receptor Ret-like produces the protein MGPTCGFSLGNIVLVLLLLCEGSVGLYFPQNQYKETVYVGQYAGTPVLQVHAMVESDSQQPHFYLWWNTPLKPPTYAPWFHLDETTGILSMNKTLEWSDFDSRYKLWILPLTVKAATRPVKSFLHGLPTVRVILTFINDTVPPCGQTRPEMENMCFPDKDLNSHIKENRFPGAIRQLRQLTRLNVCPNYTISYSVESDVPAPFAINDNTTELIVTAPLDREERETYSPVLVCTVQTDTMIDKFFVTLHINIYDEDDNAPYVNETDTEDVVLEFDRMEGSSFGNLFVYDRDTTPRYPKNQSQNRFVGYMMTNDSWINEMFTIEHSFKEEKAIFGNVRGTVHEFWLALKKHLSVTENRTLQLDYLVNDTTYPGPEGTVMLHYNITILPVPIRFTNVTYLFTTTRRANVFAQVGRICVDNCLKFRGINVIYRLAVTDKTDKNVSGDIQSCFTAISIAQSLKDMAGVLYVNDTEALRRSECQDLQYVVIAEEQQNQLQASTQILIVLDSNIDKQDTENHWFLSCAEGRQRGDCENIRGLGATTGRCQWRQGSEKGISESYSTCSPDLRTCPDGFCDAVESKDASICPQDCTIEPIIGGHEKGIMSGIRAGYGTCYCYSEKCFCEKDDIEEAMCDDICKTIIATAVLLSFIVSILLSSYFIHRYHKNSPKPPIASAEMTFRRPAQSYPISYSANNVRRGSLDSMENQVAIDTFKIPEDPKWEFPRKNLVLGKTLGEGEFGKVVKATAFRLKGKAGYTTVAVKMLKDHASHSELRDLLSEFTLLKQVNHPHVIKMFGACSQDGPMYLIVEYAKFGSLRNFLRESRKVGPSYMSGNDANRNSSYLENPDERALTMGDLISFAWQISRGMQYLAEMKLVHRDLAARNVLVAEGRKMKISDFGLSRDVYEEDSYVKRSKGRIPVKWMAIESLFDHIYTTQSDVWSFGVLLWEIVTLGGNPYPGIAPERLFNLLKTGYRMEKPENCTEEMYNLMLRCWKQESDKRPIFADISKELEKMMVKNRDYLDLAASTPADALLYDDALSEEDTPLVDCNNAPLPRTIPSTWIENKLYGMSYPNWPEKSPVLLNRLDATNPVFTRYANDSVYANWMALPSPATIVDNLDS, from the exons GGTCAGTTGGGCTCTACTTCCCCCAGAATCAGTACAAGGAGACTGTGTATGTTGGGCAGTATGCAGGCACACCCGTGCTCCAGGTTCACGCCATGGTGGAGAGCGACTCTCAACAACCCCACTTCTACCTGTGGTGGAACACCCCCCTGAAGCCTCCAACCTATGCCCCGTGGTTCCACCTGGATGAGACCACAGGGATACTCTCCATGAATAAGACCCTGGAGTGGAGTGACTTTGACTCTCGAT ATAAGCTTTGGATACTGCCGCTGACTGTCAAGGCGGCGACCAGACCCGTCAAGAGTTTCCTCCATGGCCTCCCTACCGTACGGGTCATCCTGACCTTCATCAATGACACAGTGCCACCGTgtggccagaccagaccagagatgGAGAATATGTGTTTCCCTGACAAGGACCTGAACTCCCACATTAAAGAGAACAGGTTCCCCGGGGCCATCCGCCAGCTCAGACAGCTCACCAGGTTAAATGTCTGCCCCAACTACACCATCTCCTACAGTGTGGAATCAG ATGTTCCAGCCCCGTTTGCTATAAATGACAACACCACTGAGTTGATAGTGACCGCTCCTTTGGAccgcgaggagagagagacgtaCAGTCCCGTGCTGGTCTGCACAGTGCAGACTGACACAATGATAGACAAGTTCTTTGTTACACTACATATCAACATCTACGACGAAGACGACAATGCACCTTATGTCAatgaaacagacacagaggatgTGGTGCTTGAGTTTGATCGCATGGAG gGAAGTTCTTTTGGCAATTTATTTGTCTATGATAGAGACACAACACCCAGGTATCCCAAAAACCAGAGTCAGAACAGATTTGTCGGATATATGATGACCAATGACTCATGGATAAATGAAATGTTCACCATAGAACACTCTTTCAAAGAAGAGAAGGCCATTTTTGGCAACGTCCGAGGCACTGTTCATGAGTTCT GGCTTGCACTAAAGAAGCATTTGTCTGTAACCGAGAATAGGACCCTCCAGCTGGATTACCTGGTCAATGACACCACTTACCCCGGTCCAGAGGGAACTGTGATGCTGCACTACAATATCACCATCTTACCTGTCCCCATCCGCTTCACCAATGTGACATATCTCTTCACCACGACACGTAGAGCTAACGTCTTTGCCCAG GTTGGTAGAATCTGTGTGGACAACTGCCTGAAGTTCCGGGGCATCAATGTCATATACCGGCTAGCGGtaacagacaagacagacaaaaaTGTGTCTGGCGACATACAGTCATGCTTCACGGCGATTAGCATCGCACAGAGCCTCAAGGACATGGCGGGGGTGCTGTATGTGAACGACACAGAGGCTCTCCGCAGGTCAGAGTGCCAGGACCTGCAGTACGTGGTCATTGCTGAAGAGCAGCAGAATCAGCTGCAGGCTAGCACTCAGATCCTCATTGTGCTCGATAGCAATA TTGataaacaggatacagagaaCCATTGGTTCCTCTCCTGTGCAGAGGGGCGACAGCGTGGGGACTGTGAGAACATCAGAGGCCTAGGGGCTACCACAGGGAGGTGCCAATGGAGACAGGGCTCTGAAAAAG GAATATCAGAAAGCTATTCCACATGCTCCCCTGACCTCCGCACGTGCCCTGATGGCTTTTGTGATGCAGTCGAAAGCAAAGACGCATCAATATGTCCTCAGGATTGCACAA tTGAACCCATTATCGGAGGTCATGAGAAGGGCATCATGTCTGGCATTAGAGCTGGCTATGGAACCTGCTACTGCTACTCTGAAAAATGCTTCTGTGAGAAGGATGATATAGAGG AGGCCATGTGTGACGACATCTGCAAAACCATCATTGCCACCGCGGTGCTGCTCTCCTTCATCGTCTCCATCCTCCTGTCCTCCTACTTCATCCATCGCTACCACAAGAACTCCCCCAAGCCCCCCATCGCCTCGGCTGAAATGACCTTCCGGCGGCCCGCACAGTCCTACCCCATCAGCTACTCTGCTAACAATGTGCGCCGTGGCTCGTTGGACTCTATGGAGAACCAAGTGGCCATTGACACCTTCAAAATACCT GAGGATCCCAAATGGGAATTTCCACGCAAAAACCTGGTGCTTGGTAAAACCTTAGGAGAAGGGGAATTTGGGAAGGTTGTCAAGGCGACTGCATTCCGGCTGAAAGGAAAGGCTGGCTACACCACAGTAGCTGTGAAAATGCTTAAAG ACCATGCCTCACATAGTGAACTGCGTGACCTCCTGTCCGAATTCACCTTACTGAAGCAAGTCAACCATCCACACGTCATCAAGATGTTCGGAGCTTGCAGCCAGGATG GTCCAATGTACCTGATTGTAGAATATGCCAAATTTGGGTCACTGCGCAACTTCCTGCGTGAGAGCCGAAAGGTAGGACCCAGCTACATGTCGGGCAACGATGCCAACCGCAACTCGAGCTACCTGGAGAACCCAGATGAGAGGGCACTCACCATGGGCGACCTGATTTCCTTCGCCTGGCAGATCTCCAGGGGTATGCAGTACCTGGCTGAAATGAAG CTTGTTCACAGGGACCTCGCTGCAAGAAATGTCCTAGTTGCAGAGGGGCGTAAGATGAAGATTTCAGACTTTGGTTTGTCCCGGGACGTGTATGAGGAAGACTCTTATGTGAAGAGGAGCAAG GGTCGAATCCCAGTGAAATGGATGGCAATAGAGTCCTTGTTTGATCACATATACACAACACAAAGTGACGT CTGGTCCTTTGGTGTGCTGTTGTGGGAGATTGTGACACTGGGCGGAAACCCGTACCCAGGCATCGCCCCTGAACGCCTCTTTAACCTCCTCAAGACTGGCTACAGGATGGAGAAACCAGAGAACTGCACGGAAGAAAT GTATAATCTAATGCTTCGATGCTGGAAACAGGAGTCAGACAAAAGGCCCATATTCGCAGACATCAGTAAAGAACTGGAGAAGATGATGGTGAAAAACCGG GATTACCTGGACCTGGCGGCATCCACGCCAGCCGACGCCCTGCTGTACGACGACGCCCTCTCTGAAGAGGACACACCCCTAGTGGATTGTAATAACGCCCCTCTCCCACGAACCATTCCCTCCACATGGATTGAAAACAAGCTTTATG GCATGTCATACCCGAACTGGCCTGAGAAGAGCCCGGTACTGCTCAACAGACTTGATGCCACTAACCCAGTCTTTACAAGATATGCCAATGATAGTGTTTATGCAAACTGGATGGCTTTGCCTTCACCCGCAACAATTGTGGACAACCTTGATAGTTAA
- the LOC118402085 gene encoding chondroitin sulfate N-acetylgalactosaminyltransferase 2-like — MPRRSLPLQGRMRWMLLGLFLLLVLLLFAYLLECTPPADVSLVLPGLGGESHGKEYYQALLQEQEERYLSRSASLKRQIAQLKQELQEMSEKLKVLQDRKEGPGVQGLVETKDQEPGDLLEFLHSQIDKAEVNTGARLPSEYALVPFESFTSSKVYQLEMGLTRHPEEKPVRKDRRDELVEVIEAALDVINNPDEEDGQEDDVPMQRQTYTESHFIEGLYRTERDKGTLYELFFAKEDSDNFRHVTLFRPFGPLMKVRSTSVETTGVIINIIVPLAGRTEAFSQFLHNFREVCIDHDRRVHLTVVYFGQEGLQEVKSYLEKMSREASFSNYTLIPVDEEFSRGRGLDIGAHTWKKGDVLMFFCDVDIYFTLDYLNTCRLHTAPNKRVFYPVVFSLYNPAIVYGNLELAPPIESQLIHKKDAGFWRDFGFGMTCQYRSDFLNIGGFDLEVKGWGVEDVHLYRKYLRSDLIVTRTPVSGLFHLWHEKQCADELTPEQYRMCIQSKAMNEASHSHLGMLVFREEIENHLRKQAYKTQSNTEN; from the exons ATGCCCAGGCGAAGCTTGCCGCTGCAGGGCCGGATGCGCTGGATGCTCCTGGGGCTCTTCCTGTTGctggtcctcctcctctttgCTTACCTGCTGGAGTGCACTCCCCCAGCTGATGTTAGCCTGGTCCTGCCTGGCCTGGGAGGGGAGTCCCATGGAAAGGAGTACTACCAGGCACTGCTGCAAGAGCAGGAGGAGCGGTACCTCAGCCGCTCCGCCAGCCTCAAGCGACAGATCGCCCAACTCAAGCAGGAGCTCCAGGAGATGAGTGAGAAACTCAAGGTCCTGCAGGACAGAAAGGAAGGTCCCGGGGTCCAGGGGCTTGTTGAAACCAAGGACCAGGAGCCTGGGGATCTTCTCGAATTCCTCCACTCCCAGATCGACAAAGCCGAGGTGAACACGGGAGCACGATTGCCCAGCGAGTACGCCCTGGTCCCCTTCGAGAGCTTCACCTCAAGTAAGGTGTATCAGCTGGAGATGGGGCTGACCAGGCACCCAGAGGAGAAGCCTGTGCGGAAGGACCGCAGGGATGAGCTGGTGGAGGTCATTGAGGCAGCCCTGGACGTCATAAACAACCCAGATGAGGAGGATGGCCAGGAGGATGATGTGCCCATGCAGAGGCAGACCTACACCGAGAGCCACTTTATTGAGG GGCTGTACAGAACAGAACGGGACAAGGGCACACTCTACGAGCTCTTCTTTGCAAAAGAGGACTCTGACAACTTCCGCCATGTCACTCTTTTCCGTCCTTTTGGTCCTTTAATGAAAGTCAGAAGCACGTCTGTAGAAACAACTGGAGTCATCATTAATATCATTGTGCCGTTGGCAGGCAGAACAGAGGCATTCTCACAGTTCCTACACAACTTCAG GGAAGTGTGCATAGACCACGATAGGCGAGTGCATCTTACAGTGGTCTACTTTGGACAAGAGGGCTTACAAGAGGTGAAGTCTTACTTGGAAAAAATGTCCAG GGAGGCAAGCTTTTCCAACTACACACTTATCCCAGTGGACGAGGAGTTTTCCAGAGGCAGGGGTCTGGACATCGGTGCCCATACCTGGAAGAAGGGTGACGTATTGATGTTCTTCTGTGATGTGGATATCTACTTCACACTGGACTATCTCAACACCTGCCGTCTTCACACCGCTCCAA ACAAGAGAGTCTTTTATCCGGTGGTTTTCAGTTTGTATAATCCTGCCATAGTCTATGGAAATCTGGAGCTGGCTCCCCCCATTGAAAGTCAACTT ATTCACAAGAAAGATGCTGGATTCTGGAGAGATTTTGGCTTTGGAATGACATGTCAGTACCGCTCGGACTTCCTCAATATAG GAGGTTTTGACCTGGAAGTGAAAGGTTGGGGTGTGGAAGATGTCCACTTGTACAGGAAGTACCTGCGGAGCGACCTGATTGTGACGCGTACGCCGGTATCTGGCCTCTTCCACCTGTGGCACGAGAAGCAGTGTGCAGACGAGCTGACTCCAGAACAGTATCGCATGTGCATCCAGTCCAAAGCCATGAACGAGGCTTCCCATTCCCACCTGGGCATGCTGGTGTTCCGCGAGGAGATTGAGAATCACCTCCGCAAGCAGGCCTACAAGACCCAGAGCAATACTGAAAACTGA